From the Iodobacter fluviatilis genome, one window contains:
- a CDS encoding acetate/propionate family kinase produces the protein MSELVLVINAGSSSIKFSLFETGAADPVLLFKGLADGIYVDPKFVAKDADDNKLVSESMPADMPKNHDSALRHMLAWLNSRIEGRTIAAVGHRVVHGGLSFCQPVRITEEVLKGLDETIALAPLHAPHNIMPMRVLAQLLPTVPQVACFDTAFHRTQPEIEQQYALPYEFSEKHGIRRYGFHGLSYEYIASVLPGIDAKAAAGRTVVAHLGNGSSMAGLINGHCQATTMGFTALEGLPMGTRCGTIDPALILHFMSHLKMDASQIEELIYKQSGLLGMSGISSDMRDLHASKDPHAKFAVDYFAHRVVREAASLAAAMQGFDALVFTAGIGENDDIARATVCNELRWLGVEIDEVANAKRSGEARCISLPSSRVPVYIIPTNEELMIARHALKCVAA, from the coding sequence ATGAGTGAGTTGGTTTTAGTTATTAATGCCGGATCGTCCAGCATCAAGTTTTCCCTGTTTGAAACCGGCGCGGCTGATCCTGTTCTGCTCTTTAAAGGTCTGGCAGACGGTATTTATGTTGATCCGAAGTTTGTAGCAAAAGACGCGGATGACAATAAGCTGGTCTCTGAATCTATGCCGGCAGATATGCCTAAGAACCATGACTCTGCATTGCGTCATATGCTGGCTTGGCTTAATAGCCGTATTGAAGGCCGTACGATTGCCGCAGTGGGCCATCGTGTTGTGCATGGTGGCCTGAGCTTTTGCCAGCCCGTGCGCATTACTGAAGAAGTATTAAAGGGCCTGGACGAAACCATTGCTCTGGCTCCATTGCATGCTCCGCACAATATTATGCCAATGCGCGTGCTGGCTCAGCTTTTGCCAACAGTGCCGCAAGTAGCTTGTTTTGATACCGCTTTCCACCGCACTCAGCCAGAAATCGAGCAGCAATATGCTTTGCCATACGAGTTCAGCGAAAAACATGGTATCCGCCGTTACGGCTTCCATGGCCTTTCTTATGAGTATATTGCCAGCGTATTGCCAGGTATTGATGCGAAAGCTGCGGCAGGCCGCACAGTTGTGGCCCATCTGGGTAATGGCTCCTCGATGGCCGGATTGATCAATGGCCACTGCCAGGCAACAACCATGGGCTTTACCGCTTTAGAAGGCCTGCCTATGGGTACCCGTTGCGGGACGATCGATCCTGCGTTAATTCTGCACTTTATGAGCCATCTGAAAATGGATGCCTCACAAATTGAAGAGCTGATCTACAAGCAATCTGGTCTGTTGGGTATGTCGGGTATTTCCAGCGATATGCGTGATCTGCATGCAAGTAAAGATCCGCATGCTAAGTTTGCTGTTGATTACTTTGCTCACCGTGTTGTGCGCGAAGCGGCTTCTTTAGCGGCTGCGATGCAAGGTTTTGATGCGCTCGTGTTTACTGCAGGTATTGGTGAAAACGACGATATTGCCCGCGCCACTGTATGTAATGAATTGCGCTGGTTAGGCGTGGAAATTGATGAAGTTGCAAATGCAAAACGCTCAGGTGAAGCGCGTTGTATTTCATTGCCAAGCAGCCGTGTTCCGGTTTATATCATTCCAACGAATGAAGAGCTGATGATTGCCCGCCACGCTTTGAAGTGCGTTGCTGCGTAA
- a CDS encoding c-type cytochrome, which produces MIKYLLPLFLICTPLAFAEDGAKVAAKYNCLGCHAIDTKIVGPAYKEVAAKYRGQKDAEAMLMKEVRSGLPGGKWGKIPMPAQQIEEKDLKIIVRWVLSH; this is translated from the coding sequence ATGATTAAGTATTTACTACCGCTGTTTTTGATCTGTACTCCACTGGCTTTTGCTGAAGATGGGGCCAAGGTTGCGGCAAAATACAACTGCTTGGGCTGTCATGCGATTGATACTAAAATTGTTGGGCCCGCATATAAGGAAGTTGCAGCAAAATATCGCGGGCAAAAAGATGCAGAAGCTATGCTGATGAAAGAAGTACGCAGTGGTTTACCCGGCGGAAAATGGGGAAAAATCCCTATGCCCGCACAGCAAATTGAAGAGAAAGATTTAAAGATTATTGTACGTTGGGTACTGTCGCATTAA
- a CDS encoding cell envelope integrity protein TolA encodes MDRAQRFMALGVAFSVLAHAIPIFGMKFVMPDPKTLFSAQPLEVVLVNQRTLQDAHKADALAQASLNGGGNTDVLNQHVKSPLPASDNPQSREVERAKAQQKKLEADAEKLMLQLKADTRVAQDLGKSTHSENTGLDNEQLKQQAREIAGLAAQISKQTSEYQSRPRMTFIGARAREYRFARYVEDWRMKMERVGALTYPLDSHGQKLYGRLLVSVEIDANGNVRRAEITKSSGNKELDAAALRIVKMAAPFGKFPDDIRKDTDVISISRTWTFAKGDAVLGRD; translated from the coding sequence ATGGATAGAGCGCAACGTTTTATGGCTCTGGGCGTGGCCTTTTCGGTACTCGCACATGCTATTCCTATTTTTGGCATGAAGTTTGTAATGCCCGATCCTAAAACACTGTTTTCGGCACAGCCACTGGAAGTGGTGCTTGTAAACCAGCGCACATTGCAAGATGCGCACAAAGCGGATGCACTGGCTCAGGCCAGCTTAAATGGCGGGGGCAATACGGATGTGCTGAATCAGCACGTCAAATCACCGCTGCCTGCCAGCGATAATCCTCAGTCTAGAGAAGTAGAACGTGCTAAAGCTCAGCAAAAGAAGCTTGAGGCCGATGCAGAGAAACTCATGCTACAGCTCAAGGCGGACACCCGTGTCGCTCAGGACCTAGGTAAAAGCACGCATAGCGAAAATACGGGCCTCGATAATGAGCAATTAAAACAACAGGCCCGTGAAATCGCCGGTTTAGCGGCACAGATCAGCAAGCAGACCAGCGAATACCAAAGCCGCCCGCGCATGACTTTCATCGGTGCCCGTGCTAGAGAGTATCGTTTTGCCCGCTATGTTGAAGACTGGCGGATGAAGATGGAGCGAGTTGGTGCGCTAACTTACCCGCTTGATTCGCATGGTCAGAAACTATATGGCCGCTTATTAGTATCCGTAGAAATCGACGCGAACGGCAATGTACGCAGGGCCGAAATTACCAAATCATCAGGCAATAAAGAGCTTGATGCTGCGGCTTTACGCATTGTCAAAATGGCAGCGCCTTTTGGTAAGTTTCCCGATGATATTCGTAAAGACACCGATGTGATCAGCATTAGCCGAACATGGACATTTGCCAAAGGCGATGCCGTTTTAGGCCGGGATTAA
- the ruvC gene encoding crossover junction endodeoxyribonuclease RuvC: MRILGIDPGSRITGFGVIDTDGQNRSYIASGCIRTPGGELAARIKSILRGIAEVVDTYKPDVAAVEIVFVNVNPQSTLMLGQARGAVMSALVLANLPIGEYTALQVKQAVVGNGHADKDQVSQMVQRMLRLNGAPQSDAADALAVALTHAQHDSGAMKQLASLGLTIKRGRLA, from the coding sequence ATGCGTATTTTAGGAATTGACCCGGGCTCCAGAATAACGGGGTTCGGGGTCATCGATACAGACGGGCAAAACCGGAGTTATATCGCATCGGGCTGCATTCGCACGCCCGGCGGCGAGCTCGCTGCACGCATTAAATCGATTTTGCGCGGCATTGCTGAAGTAGTGGATACCTATAAGCCCGACGTGGCGGCAGTGGAAATTGTCTTTGTAAACGTCAACCCGCAATCAACGCTGATGCTGGGGCAAGCACGGGGAGCTGTCATGTCGGCGCTGGTTTTAGCCAATCTGCCGATAGGGGAATACACCGCGCTGCAAGTAAAACAGGCGGTGGTTGGTAATGGCCATGCAGACAAAGATCAGGTCAGCCAGATGGTGCAGCGAATGCTGCGCCTCAATGGGGCCCCACAATCAGATGCCGCCGATGCACTCGCAGTAGCGCTCACCCATGCTCAGCACGATAGCGGTGCGATGAAGCAGCTTGCCAGTCTGGGCTTAACCATTAAACGCGGGCGCTTAGCATAA
- the ruvB gene encoding Holliday junction branch migration DNA helicase RuvB: protein MIETDALSAAPADRLISSTKLSNQEEKLEHALRPKLLDEYVGQAKAREQLEIFIEAAKKRGEALDHVLLFGPPGLGKTTLAHIISRELGVNLRQTSGPVLERAGDLAAILTNLEPHDVLFIDEIHRLSPVVEEILYPALEDFQLDLMIGEGPAARSVKLDLPPFTLVGATTRAGMLTNPLRDRFGIVARLEFYSAEELTRITTRSAQLLNVNIAPDGAFEIARRSRGTPRIANRLLRRVRDYAEVRADGHVTREVADAALSMLDVDHAGLDVMDRKLLSAILEKFAGGPVGLDNVAAAIGESSDTIDDVIEPFLIQQGFLQRTPRGRIATLAAYEHFGLSPKKQD from the coding sequence ATGATCGAAACCGATGCGCTTTCTGCTGCTCCTGCTGATCGCCTGATCAGCAGTACAAAATTATCTAATCAGGAAGAAAAACTAGAGCACGCTCTGCGGCCCAAATTACTCGACGAATACGTTGGGCAGGCCAAAGCACGTGAGCAATTAGAGATTTTTATTGAAGCCGCTAAAAAGCGCGGAGAAGCGCTCGATCACGTCTTACTATTTGGCCCACCGGGCCTTGGCAAAACCACGCTGGCACATATTATTTCCCGCGAGCTGGGCGTAAATCTTCGCCAGACCTCCGGCCCGGTGCTGGAGCGGGCAGGCGATTTGGCGGCAATTCTGACCAATTTAGAGCCGCATGATGTGCTGTTTATCGACGAAATCCACCGGCTCAGCCCCGTGGTCGAAGAAATTCTTTACCCGGCACTGGAAGATTTTCAGCTCGATTTAATGATCGGAGAAGGCCCTGCGGCCAGATCGGTAAAGCTTGATCTGCCGCCTTTTACACTGGTTGGCGCCACTACCCGCGCCGGGATGCTGACCAACCCCCTGCGCGATCGCTTTGGCATTGTGGCAAGGCTGGAATTTTATTCGGCAGAAGAGCTCACCCGCATCACCACACGTTCGGCACAATTACTCAATGTGAATATCGCACCTGACGGCGCATTCGAAATTGCGCGAAGATCACGGGGCACGCCGCGAATTGCCAACCGTTTGCTGCGCCGAGTACGTGATTACGCCGAAGTACGCGCAGATGGCCATGTCACCCGCGAAGTGGCCGATGCTGCGCTTTCGATGCTGGATGTGGATCACGCAGGGCTGGATGTCATGGACCGGAAGCTTTTATCTGCCATTCTGGAGAAATTTGCCGGTGGCCCGGTAGGGTTGGATAACGTCGCGGCAGCCATTGGCGAATCATCTGACACCATTGACGATGTGATTGAACCCTTTTTGATTCAGCAAGGCTTTTTACAAAGAACACCGCGCGGCAGGATTGCTACACTGGCAGCGTATGAGCACTTTGGGCTAAGCCCGAAAAAACAAGATTGA
- the dksA gene encoding RNA polymerase-binding protein DksA, whose product MAKLTEQEIISWNGSEDDYMNPDHLEFFRAKLLQMKAELLANANQTSQHLQEQEATPDPADRATLEEEYALELRTRDRERKLLLKIESTLRKLDDGNYGYCEDTGEPIGLPRLVARPTASMSLEAQERRERMKKQYAD is encoded by the coding sequence ATGGCCAAACTCACGGAACAAGAAATCATTAGCTGGAACGGTTCAGAAGATGATTACATGAACCCGGATCACCTCGAGTTTTTCCGGGCTAAGCTTCTGCAAATGAAAGCAGAGCTGTTGGCAAACGCCAATCAAACCAGCCAGCATTTGCAAGAGCAGGAAGCCACGCCTGATCCGGCTGACCGTGCTACTTTGGAAGAAGAGTATGCATTAGAGCTACGCACGCGTGATCGTGAGCGTAAGTTGTTGCTTAAAATCGAGTCTACTTTGCGTAAGCTTGATGATGGCAATTATGGCTATTGCGAAGACACAGGCGAGCCAATTGGTCTGCCACGCTTAGTTGCACGTCCGACGGCTTCTATGTCTTTGGAAGCGCAAGAGCGCCGTGAACGTATGAAAAAACAGTACGCAGATTAA
- a CDS encoding BPSS1780 family membrane protein, with product MENDSVIDLLPEPRRLVANRGWHWYVDGFKLFRRQPGIWIVISLQFFVLALLANVLPVVGALAYTLVSPVLSGGIYLAAKRCYAGNRVGPLDLFAAFHGEIKPLLWVGFINVLAAMLVTVVLGLFGSQASLVDIPAGSLPTPEQMKSLYLHASLSLILMTPVMCAVWFAPALILFDGYSAIEAMKLSFAGIARNWQAFLVSGLLTIALCFLSVFTLLLGFLVVLPVMMLMQYIAYREIFAAVPAGADGV from the coding sequence ATGGAAAACGATAGCGTAATTGATCTCTTGCCCGAGCCGCGTCGCCTTGTTGCGAATCGTGGCTGGCATTGGTATGTAGACGGATTTAAGTTGTTTCGCCGTCAGCCGGGAATATGGATTGTCATTTCCCTGCAATTTTTTGTTTTAGCTTTGCTGGCGAACGTGCTACCTGTAGTAGGCGCTTTGGCCTATACCCTGGTATCCCCGGTATTGTCTGGCGGAATATATCTGGCAGCTAAGCGGTGCTATGCAGGTAACAGAGTCGGTCCTCTGGATTTATTTGCTGCGTTTCACGGTGAAATAAAACCCCTGCTTTGGGTGGGTTTTATTAATGTGCTTGCTGCGATGCTGGTCACGGTTGTGCTTGGCTTATTTGGCAGCCAGGCCAGTCTTGTTGATATTCCAGCCGGAAGCTTACCTACGCCAGAGCAAATGAAATCGCTGTATTTACATGCCTCGCTGAGCCTTATTTTAATGACGCCGGTGATGTGTGCAGTATGGTTTGCTCCCGCTTTAATACTATTTGATGGTTATTCTGCCATCGAGGCGATGAAGCTTTCATTTGCAGGCATTGCCCGCAACTGGCAGGCGTTTTTAGTGAGCGGGTTGCTTACGATTGCCTTGTGTTTTCTATCCGTATTTACATTATTACTGGGGTTTTTAGTAGTCTTACCGGTAATGATGCTGATGCAATATATTGCATACCGAGAAATTTTTGCTGCAGTGCCTGCAGGCGCTGATGGAGTTTAA
- the aroG gene encoding 3-deoxy-7-phosphoheptulonate synthase AroG has product MQYQTDDVRIREIKELLPPVAVMEKFPVSEVASVTVFETRQAIQRILQGSDDRLLVVIGPCSIHDTEAAHEYGAKLKVLRELHKNDLEIVMRVYFEKPRTTVGWKGLINDPYLNGSFNINDGLRIARKLLVDLNNDGMPTAGEFLDMITPQYMADLMSWGAIGARTTESQVHRELASGLSCPVGFKNGTDGNLKIALDAIRASSQSHHFLSVTKMGHSAIVATGGNPDCHIILRGGKEPNYDTNHVRAALADLAAAGLPKKVMVDFSHANSSKDYRRQVDVSADVCAQLARGNNGIFGVMVESHIIGGRQDHVEGKPLTYGQSITDGCISWDQTETMLADLSRAVLDRRAIAKVHI; this is encoded by the coding sequence ATGCAATATCAAACAGATGATGTCCGTATCCGAGAAATTAAAGAGCTACTCCCCCCTGTTGCGGTGATGGAGAAATTCCCTGTCAGTGAAGTTGCCTCCGTTACTGTTTTTGAAACCCGGCAAGCCATTCAGCGCATTTTGCAAGGCAGCGATGATCGCCTGCTGGTGGTGATTGGCCCGTGCTCGATTCATGATACCGAGGCTGCCCACGAATACGGCGCTAAGCTTAAAGTGCTGCGCGAGCTTCACAAAAATGATTTAGAAATCGTGATGCGGGTTTATTTTGAAAAACCCCGCACAACGGTAGGCTGGAAAGGCCTGATCAATGATCCTTACCTGAACGGCAGTTTTAATATCAACGATGGCCTGCGTATTGCACGCAAACTATTGGTTGATTTAAACAACGACGGTATGCCAACTGCCGGCGAATTCCTCGATATGATCACGCCGCAATATATGGCTGATTTAATGAGCTGGGGCGCGATTGGTGCGCGTACGACTGAATCGCAGGTACACCGTGAGCTGGCTTCCGGATTATCTTGCCCGGTAGGCTTTAAAAACGGCACAGATGGTAATTTAAAAATTGCACTGGATGCGATTCGTGCATCCAGCCAGTCACACCACTTTTTGTCTGTAACTAAAATGGGCCATTCTGCGATTGTGGCGACTGGCGGCAATCCTGATTGCCATATTATTTTGCGTGGCGGTAAAGAGCCCAATTACGACACCAATCATGTGCGTGCTGCACTGGCTGATCTGGCTGCTGCCGGGTTGCCTAAAAAAGTTATGGTTGATTTTAGCCATGCCAATAGCAGTAAAGACTATCGCCGCCAAGTCGATGTATCTGCCGATGTCTGTGCTCAGCTTGCCCGTGGCAATAACGGCATTTTCGGTGTGATGGTTGAAAGTCATATTATTGGTGGCCGTCAGGATCATGTTGAAGGCAAGCCTCTGACTTATGGCCAGTCAATTACGGATGGTTGTATCAGCTGGGATCAGACAGAAACGATGCTGGCAGATTTGTCCAGGGCCGTGCTGGATCGCCGCGCGATTGCCAAGGTTCATATTTAA
- the tolR gene encoding protein TolR — protein MARRARRIKNEINVVPYIDVMLVLLVIFMVATPMMQQGVVNLPTVGKSDQEVNAAPLRVEIDAAGAIKLHDKEETSNLADLKALVASVQAKQAITPNRPVVIAADKSIRYEQVMNAMDALKQANIARVGLLVQPK, from the coding sequence ATGGCCCGCCGCGCACGCAGGATTAAAAATGAAATTAACGTCGTGCCCTATATCGACGTGATGCTGGTTTTGCTGGTGATTTTTATGGTGGCCACACCAATGATGCAGCAGGGCGTGGTGAATCTGCCTACGGTGGGTAAATCCGACCAGGAAGTCAATGCAGCACCGCTGCGCGTAGAAATTGACGCTGCTGGCGCGATTAAGCTGCACGATAAGGAAGAGACCAGCAATCTGGCCGACCTGAAAGCCCTCGTCGCCAGTGTGCAGGCCAAACAAGCCATCACGCCCAATCGCCCAGTGGTGATTGCAGCAGATAAATCCATACGCTACGAGCAGGTAATGAATGCGATGGATGCTTTAAAACAGGCCAATATTGCCCGGGTTGGCCTGCTCGTTCAGCCGAAGTGA
- a CDS encoding substrate-binding periplasmic protein: protein MPVRLLTQQQPPYSNQQADGRQSGLALETVRCVMNKLQRPVEIKFLPWKRAQNLVELGEADGFFSASQNSERDRFATLSQAIAPQQWRWYFRTESSAKPLSEEFRLSATVGAYFGSNMLTWLKASGYRIYATPPAHDQLLKMLLAGRVAAVLASDLAMNEAIHAEHAEYKIRSELQEDKPLGVYFGHRFLKEEPEFLTRFNAELPSCRIKI from the coding sequence ATGCCTGTACGTTTATTGACGCAGCAACAGCCGCCGTACAGCAATCAGCAGGCTGACGGGCGTCAGAGCGGGCTTGCACTGGAAACTGTGCGATGTGTGATGAATAAATTGCAGCGTCCGGTAGAGATTAAATTTCTGCCATGGAAGCGTGCACAGAATTTAGTTGAGCTGGGCGAGGCGGATGGTTTTTTCTCTGCCTCGCAAAACAGTGAGCGGGATCGCTTTGCTACGCTTTCGCAAGCAATTGCTCCCCAACAATGGCGCTGGTATTTCCGTACGGAAAGCTCGGCTAAGCCATTAAGCGAAGAGTTTCGCTTATCGGCTACCGTGGGTGCTTATTTTGGCTCGAATATGCTGACCTGGCTAAAAGCATCTGGTTATCGGATTTATGCCACACCTCCTGCGCATGATCAGCTGCTCAAAATGCTGCTTGCAGGCAGAGTTGCTGCAGTATTGGCCAGCGATCTGGCGATGAATGAGGCGATTCATGCAGAGCATGCCGAGTACAAAATCCGCTCGGAGCTGCAGGAAGATAAACCTTTAGGCGTTTATTTTGGCCACCGCTTCTTAAAAGAAGAGCCTGAGTTTCTTACCCGTTTTAATGCGGAATTGCCTTCTTGTCGCATTAAGATCTAG
- a CDS encoding Fur family transcriptional regulator encodes MSNASETIAKARDLVAQTRARTTPARVRVLAALLDAQRPLSHLDVLAALQPAIDRVTVYRVLDWLTEQHLAHKLSGDDRVWRFSVAPAPHHHAHFQCENCGRFFCLENVSSDLPVSLPAQFVARMVEITVKGICADCR; translated from the coding sequence ATGAGTAATGCTTCCGAGACGATTGCGAAAGCACGTGATTTAGTCGCCCAAACCCGTGCCCGTACTACACCTGCACGGGTTAGGGTGCTCGCTGCGCTCTTGGATGCTCAACGCCCGCTGTCACATCTGGATGTGTTGGCGGCGTTGCAGCCCGCTATCGACCGCGTTACGGTGTACCGGGTTTTAGACTGGTTAACCGAGCAGCATTTGGCGCATAAATTATCCGGTGATGATCGGGTATGGCGCTTTTCTGTTGCACCTGCCCCACACCACCATGCGCATTTTCAGTGTGAAAATTGCGGCCGTTTTTTTTGTTTAGAAAACGTAAGCAGTGATCTGCCTGTAAGCTTGCCTGCACAGTTCGTGGCCCGCATGGTTGAAATCACGGTTAAAGGTATTTGCGCCGACTGTCGTTAG
- a CDS encoding phosphatase PAP2 family protein, which produces MRILAITALTGTILFIFLASALNTPQLNALDDAIGNVFYNGPGFLIAACKALAWFGGAFGSLLLASVIGAGLWFKLADRHNAIGLPLAIFSGWLLNAALKFSILRPRPSLEFLASAHGPSFPSGHAMSAWIMSFVLALIASQYQPQRRTLWFGLAFCAAILGGIARLVLGVHHFSDIIAGFSVASVVVLTYCYATSRTPPLDRLQP; this is translated from the coding sequence ATGCGAATCCTGGCCATTACAGCCCTTACTGGCACCATCCTGTTCATTTTTCTGGCCTCAGCCTTAAACACACCCCAGCTGAATGCACTGGATGATGCCATCGGTAATGTCTTTTATAATGGCCCAGGATTTTTAATAGCCGCTTGTAAAGCTTTAGCTTGGTTTGGCGGGGCATTTGGCTCCCTGCTGCTGGCATCGGTGATTGGTGCAGGTTTATGGTTTAAATTGGCTGATCGCCATAATGCAATTGGCCTGCCATTAGCCATTTTCAGCGGCTGGCTGCTGAATGCCGCGCTTAAGTTCAGTATTTTACGCCCTCGCCCCAGCTTGGAATTTTTAGCCTCGGCCCATGGCCCTTCTTTTCCCAGCGGACATGCCATGAGTGCATGGATTATGTCTTTTGTGTTGGCCCTGATTGCCTCACAATATCAGCCACAACGCCGCACACTCTGGTTTGGCCTCGCCTTTTGTGCTGCCATTTTAGGTGGAATAGCCAGACTGGTGCTCGGCGTGCATCATTTCTCCGATATCATTGCAGGCTTTAGTGTTGCGAGCGTCGTGGTACTTACCTATTGCTACGCAACAAGCCGTACTCCCCCCTTGGATCGCCTACAGCCATGA
- the tolQ gene encoding protein TolQ — protein MDVAAANQDLSIITLVLHASPVVQAVMGILLIMSFMSWWYIFSKHFSISHARKQTEEFENRFWNGADLATLYDQVRRGQTLGMEKIFQAGFGEFLKLRQRAGERGSMELSDVMEGSRRAMRAACQRELDELDAHTAFLATVGSISPYIGLFGTVWGIMNAFTGLANVGQATLATVAPGIAEALVATAIGLFAAIPAVVAYNRFANEVDKLANRFDTFIEEFSNILQRQVK, from the coding sequence GTGGACGTTGCTGCAGCAAACCAAGATCTGTCGATTATCACTTTAGTCCTGCACGCCAGCCCCGTTGTACAAGCCGTGATGGGCATCTTACTCATCATGTCGTTTATGTCCTGGTGGTATATTTTCAGCAAGCATTTCTCCATTTCCCATGCCAGAAAGCAAACCGAAGAGTTTGAAAACCGCTTCTGGAATGGCGCAGATCTCGCCACACTCTACGATCAGGTGCGCCGTGGCCAAACTCTGGGCATGGAAAAAATCTTTCAAGCGGGTTTTGGCGAGTTCTTAAAACTGCGCCAGCGCGCGGGTGAGCGCGGCAGCATGGAATTATCTGACGTCATGGAAGGCAGCCGCCGCGCCATGCGAGCCGCCTGCCAGCGCGAACTGGATGAACTGGATGCCCACACCGCATTTCTGGCCACCGTTGGCTCTATCAGCCCCTATATCGGCTTGTTTGGCACGGTGTGGGGCATTATGAATGCCTTTACCGGCCTCGCCAATGTGGGCCAGGCCACCTTAGCCACCGTGGCTCCTGGGATTGCCGAAGCGCTGGTTGCCACCGCCATTGGCCTGTTTGCCGCTATTCCGGCAGTAGTTGCATATAACCGCTTTGCTAATGAAGTGGATAAGCTCGCCAACCGCTTTGATACCTTTATCGAAGAATTTTCCAATATCTTGCAACGCCAGGTGAAATAA
- a CDS encoding biotin/lipoyl-containing protein, producing the protein MSTFTTHLICVPELDETASVSAVHILPGHHVHSNTPLLTLICGDSEIEICAPEAGLVSHIMVEIKESVQCGDLLLQMEIEEEPVQLFGAEATFASACQLDWPAAQTATLNVSLSAARLAAKLGVDLSTITAQGECIEEADIEAHVRAVMLQWQQSRPY; encoded by the coding sequence ATGAGTACATTCACTACGCACCTGATCTGTGTTCCCGAGCTGGATGAAACAGCCAGCGTCAGCGCCGTACATATCTTACCAGGCCATCATGTACACAGTAATACACCACTTCTGACCCTCATTTGTGGTGATAGTGAGATTGAGATCTGCGCTCCGGAAGCCGGTTTGGTTTCGCATATCATGGTAGAAATTAAAGAATCCGTGCAATGCGGTGATCTTTTATTACAAATGGAGATTGAAGAAGAGCCTGTGCAGTTATTTGGAGCAGAGGCCACTTTTGCCAGCGCCTGTCAGCTGGACTGGCCTGCAGCACAAACAGCTACGCTCAATGTCAGCCTTAGCGCTGCTCGCCTTGCGGCTAAGCTGGGCGTAGACCTAAGCACGATTACAGCCCAAGGCGAATGTATTGAAGAAGCGGATATAGAAGCTCATGTCCGCGCCGTTATGCTGCAATGGCAACAAAGCCGCCCGTACTAA
- the ruvA gene encoding Holliday junction branch migration protein RuvA: MIGRLTGTLIEKQPPQIVIETNGVGYEVDVPMSTFYVLPHTGQPSSLFIHMVVREDAQLLYGFATKPERDTFRALIKVSGIGAKIALAILSGMNADELAQAIAAEDLVRLSKVPGIGKKTAERLVLELRGKLNNLPIMTSVSNNSALFQTPASNKDDVLHALIALGYSEREASGAVKELASDVDVSDGIRRALKQLVKI; encoded by the coding sequence ATGATCGGACGCCTTACCGGAACCCTGATCGAAAAACAGCCCCCGCAGATTGTGATTGAAACCAATGGCGTGGGCTACGAAGTTGATGTTCCTATGAGCACGTTTTATGTTCTGCCCCACACAGGGCAGCCATCCAGCCTGTTTATTCACATGGTGGTGCGTGAAGATGCCCAGCTTTTATATGGATTTGCCACCAAGCCGGAGCGTGACACATTCCGCGCCTTAATCAAGGTGAGCGGCATTGGTGCAAAAATTGCGCTCGCCATTTTATCGGGAATGAACGCCGATGAGCTTGCGCAAGCCATCGCAGCAGAAGATCTGGTTCGCTTGTCAAAAGTACCGGGCATTGGTAAAAAAACGGCAGAAAGACTGGTTTTAGAACTGCGCGGCAAGCTCAACAACCTGCCTATTATGACTTCTGTCAGCAATAATAGCGCACTGTTTCAAACGCCTGCATCAAATAAAGACGATGTGCTACATGCATTAATTGCCCTGGGATACAGCGAACGCGAAGCCAGCGGCGCGGTCAAAGAGCTCGCCAGCGATGTTGATGTTTCAGACGGCATCCGGCGCGCCCTTAAACAACTGGTTAAAATCTAA